From a single Solanum dulcamara chromosome 4, daSolDulc1.2, whole genome shotgun sequence genomic region:
- the LOC129885273 gene encoding expansin-like A2, with translation MSLFFLVFLLFVSSVTACDRCVHQSKVAYFSSASALLSGACGYGNLAIGFNGGQLAAAVPKLYNEGAGCGACYQVRCKDPKICSKQGTTVIVTDLNTKNQTDFVISSRAFKAMAIQGKAQDVLKLGIADIEYKRVPCDYKGKNLAVRVDESSQKTNYLAISIFYQGGQTEIVSVDVAQVGSSNWNFMTRNHGAIWDTSRVPSGALQFRFVVTAGYDGKWIWAKSVLPADWKNGVIYDTGVQITDIAQEGCSPCDDGSWKLN, from the exons ATGTCTCTTTTCTTCCTTGTCTTCCTTCTTTTTGTCTCCTCTGTTACAGCCTGCGATCGCTGTGTTCACCAATCCAAAGTTGCTTATTTTTCTAGTGCTTCTGCTCTTCTCT cTGGTGCGTGTGGTTATGGAAATTTAGCAATAGGCTTCAATGGAGGTCAACTTGCAGCTGCTGTTCCTAAACTTTACAATGAGGGTGCTGGTTGTGGTGCTTGTTATCAG GTGAGATGTAAGGACCCAAAAATTTGTTCAAAACAGGGGACAACTGTAATTGTAACTGATCTAAATACGAAAAACCAAACGGATTTTGTGATCAGTAGCAGAGCTTTTAAAGCTATGGCCATTCAGGGAAAAGCTCAAGACGTTCTCAAATTGGGAATCGCCGATATCGAATACAAAAG AGTTCCTTGTGATTACAAAGGCAAGAATTTGGCTGTTCGAGTAGATGAATCAAGCCAGAAGACAAATTATCTAGCGATTAGCATCTTCTACCAGGGTGGTCAAACTGAAATTGTCAGTGTTGATGTAGCTCAG GTTGGATCGTCGAACTGGAACTTCATGACCCGAAACCACGGAGCAATTTGGGACACAAGCAGAGTGCCAAGTGGGGCATTGCAGTTTAGGTTTGTAGTGACAGCAGGGTACGATGGCAAGTGGATTTGGGCAAAATCAGTGCTGCCAGCAGATTGGAAAAATGGAGTGATTTATGACACTGGAGTTCAAATCACTGACATTGCTCAAGAGGGTTGTTCTCCATGTGATGATGGAAGTTGGAAACttaattag
- the LOC129885272 gene encoding pre-rRNA-processing protein ESF2 — translation MGEKDLEIEETSLARSEDERGDEAKTEVRKVKKKKKSLKEAVKAEKRGVCHVSRVPPRMDHVKLRQVLSQFGEIQRIYLVPEAAAAQMNRKRAGGFRGQAFSEGWVEFTKKSVAKRIANMLNGQQMGGRKRSSFYYDIWNVKYLSKIKWDDVTDEIAQRHAVREQKLALELSAAKRERDFYLTQVDKSRALSSIEERMKKKQKVQQESGVISDFPSEQFAPKVIRQFPQKKPVADQAGKTKPSLSKDVLAGVFGGQ, via the exons ATGGGTGAGAAAGATTTGGAAATTGAGGAAACAAGTCTAGCACGTTCAGAAGATGAGAGGGGAGATGAAGCTAAAACAGAAGTGCGAAAagttaaaaagaagaagaagtctCTTAAAGAAGCTGTGAAGGCGGAAAAGCGTGGAGTTTGTCACGTAAGTAGAGTACCGCCTCGTATGGACCACGTGAAACTTCGTCAGGTTCTTTCTCAGTTTGGAGAAATTCAGAGAATATATCTTGTACCTGAAG CTGCTGCTGCTCAAATGAATCGGAAACGGGCAGGTGGGTTCCGAGGGCAAGCATTTTCAGAAGG GTGGGTTGAATTTACGAAAAAGAGTGTTGCCAAGAGAATTGCAAATATGTTGAATGGTCAACAGATGG GTGGAAGGAAAAGGTCATCATTCTATTACGACATTTGGAATGTCAAGTACTTGTCTAAAATCAAATGGGATGATGTTACTGATGAAATTG CACAAAGGCATGCAGTTCGTGAGCAGAAACTAGCTTTGGAGCTTTCTGCTGCTAAGAGGGAGCGTGATTTCTATCTTACACAAGTTGATAAGTCTCGTGCTTTAAGTTCTATTGAAGAACGAATGAAGAAG AAGCAAAAGGTGCAACAGGAATCTGGGGTAATTTCTGATTTCCCAAGTGAACAGTTTGCACCAAAGGTGATACGACAATTTCCCCAGAAAAAACCTGTGGCAGATCAAGCTGGGAAAACCAAGCCTAGTCTGTCCAAGGACGTTTTGGCTGGA GTATTTGGTGGTCAATGA